The region CAAAATTGAGATACTACAGAAAATAATGGAGATTTTGAAATGTTAAGCCGTTTTCTTTTAATGACAGTCATGTTTGTTTTTTTTGCCTGCCAGTCAGAAAAAAATAACCATAGTGAAGAGGGCACTCAAAAAAACAACCGTACGAAAGCACCCGAATTTGTTCTACAAACATTGGATGGAAAAGATTACGATTCCGGCGAATTAAAAGGCCGGGTTTTAGTCGTGGATTTTTGGGCGACGTGGTGCCAACCGTGTATACAAGAAATTCCGGATTACAACACGCTTTACAAGAAATTTAAATCAGAAAAGTTTGAAATGCTCGGTGTTACCCTGGCTTCCGGAGATGCAAACGCCGTAAAGAATTTTATTGGCAATCTTAAGATCGATTATCCGATTTACATGGGGAATGACAAGGTTGGTGCAGATTTCGGAGGTATTATGGCCTTCCCTACAACTTTTGTTATCGATCAGGATTGGAATATTGTAAAAAAATATGTTGGAGGAGGGAAAGTGAAGATTGACGAAATAGAAATGATAGTTGAAGCGCTCCTCGAAAAGAGCTAATTTTGCGGCGATTCAAGCCTGATCTTGACATAATTTACCAGACTAATCCCTCCCCTGATCATCAGTAAAAGCAGACCGGGGAAGACAAATACCGCACCAATAAACCACCCTGAGTTCACATAATCCTTACCAAAATATCCCAGTAGAAAATAGCGCGGAACGCGTCCAACAAAGCCGGCGAGCATAAATTGAATTTTAGGATATTTCTGGCTAATGGCATATATCCTCAACGGTTCAGCTGGGATGGGCAAAAAAGAAGCAAAAGATAAGATCAAGAATCTGGATTTGTCAAATAGAGGAGCCATGCTTTTATAAAGCCAGCTTTCCTTAAAGTTAGCCACTTTATTAAATTTGAACAAGATAGTAAAAAAAATGTATTCGGATAAGTAAGCGACCAAAGTAGCCAGCCCGCCAACCAACGCAACCATTCCTGGATCAGCGCCTGCCACCGCGCCAACCACAAGCAAATTCGCCGGCAGGGGAAAGTAGGCAGTTGCCGTGCACATTAAAAGAAAAAAAACGGTCAGACTAAATACCTGCCCGGAATCTGATATTAGCTTTTTATTTATCCAATACCAATAAATTCCAACGATGAGGATGGACAATAGAAATTTGAGGATGGAGCGTGTGTTCAATCGGATTTTTTTCACTTCGGAACTTACAAAACTTCTGAGATTCTAACAAGATTTTTTTCTACGAGGCGTGAACCTTAGTATTGGCCGAACCGCATTTTCGCCAGCCTTATAAAAAGCGCTAAAATCTATAAACTATCGGGATGAAAACAGTCACAAAATTTGTAGATATCAAAAGCCGGTAGTTGCAGGCCTCTCTAACTTAGCCAAAATTTTTACAGTTTGCTTCTCATATTGTGAGTCCTATATTCTCTAAGTTCTCTCTCCGATAAAAGTGGAGTTTCGTATGACCTATTTAAAAGATGGCACTCGTCGTTTTCCCGGCTTCTTTTGTTTCTGTTTAATCTTTTAATTGTACCCCAGCTATGTTTTGCACAGGTGCCAAACGACAGTTGTACGGCGGCAATTGAGATTTCATCTTTTCCTTTTACGGATGAACAAAATACGAGATTGGCCACTGCTAGCAATGATGACCCCGTACTATCCTGCCTGCAAAGCGCCGGCGGTAGAACAGTCTGGTATACGTTTACATCGGACTCACTTATATTCTTAGAAGCCGGCACGGAAGACAGCCGGCCTTTCGAATATAATACCGTACTGGCAATTTTCAGCGGCCTTTGCAATTCATTGGTTGAAATTGCATGCAATGATGATATCGTGCCGAGCTCGTTCCTTCAGTCAAAAGTTGAGTTCAGGGCCGAAGCCGGAATCACGTATTATATTCAGGTTGCAGAAAGTGATGCGCCCGGCGAGGGGGAGAAGAGCCAATGGGCGGCGATTTAAAATTTACTCTTAACGAAATTCCTTTATTTAAAGGACCACAAACCGGAAGTATTGCCGGAGGAGACTCTGTTTCAACCAATGATTTTACGAATACTCTTTCAAAGAAAATAAATCGAAATAAGGCACCCCGAAATTTAGTTCGAGCGCGGCGCTTGAAGAAGATCGTCAAAAATAGAAAAAATGCGTTTAATGAGCAAGACGCCACCAAATTCTAATTTTGTTAGAGACAAAAGGGTCGACCATTTGAAGGTGAGCGGCCCTGTTCTTCAGGACGGCTTTCCGGGAATACCTAACGGTGAAGTAACCCCTCCTGACCCGGTGATTGCAGCTGGCCCCTCTTGGTGCTGGGAATATGGGCTGCAATCGCCAAAGCGGTGCCATACTACGATGCGCGTCGTAGAGAAAGAAATAAATACAAACTTGTAAATGCCTTTGACGACCAAAAACTTTTAACAGTATCCTGTCAACGGCTGCATATATCTTTAAATCCTAACTAACTGCTTTTCTTCCAAATGGGCCACGATAATTGTACCGACCATATCACCCATACAGTTAATCGTTGTACCGCCCATGTCAATCAAGCGATAAATGCCACCGACAATGACAGCGATTTCAAGCGGCAAATGAAATGCTTTCACAAAGATGAGCGCGATAACCAATCCGCCGCCGGGGATTCCGCCTGAGCCATTCGAAAGAAGTAAGCCAATTAATATAATAGTTGCCTGAGAAGCCAGGCTGAATTCGACGCCCGCGGCCTGAGCTGTAAACAGTAGCACACCTGCTAACATAATCGAAGTACCATCTTTATTCATTTGCGCTCCCAACGGCAGTGTGAAGGAGTAGATGCTTCGGGGTAGTTTCACCCGGTCTTCGGCTACTTCCAAAGAAACCACTAAACTGGCAAGACTACTGCACGTGGCTGCGGTTGTGGCGTAAAGCGGGGCTGTCTGTTTGAAAAACGAAAGAGGCGATTGCCGTGTAAACAGAAAAAGCAGAAGGAGATAAATAATAACCATAACCGCTTGCGCGCCCCAAACACCGCCAATAAAAAGCGCCAGCGGGCCGAAGATGGCAGAACCATACTGCCCTACTGTACTGGCAGCCAAAGCGCCAATACCGATGGGACTAAAATGTAAAATGATATCTACCAGCTTTCTGAAAAGTTCAGCCAGCACATCGAAGACTTTACCCAGGGACTGCTTTTTCTCTTTCGGCATTAACAAAGTCGTTATTCCAAGGAAAACCGCAAACACAACAATCTGCGACATTTGGCCGGCGCTGAATGCTTTGAATATATTTTCAGGAATAAGATCAAGGAGAACCTCTGTAACACCCGGAACCTGCCCGAATGTATCTTCTACTTCCCCGGTTAATTGCATGCCAACACCCGGTTTAAGCAAGTGCATCATTGACAATCCCAGTGTTAAAGCCATCACGGTGGTGAACACATAATAGATGGCTATTCGGGAGCCGACTCTTCCCAGGGCTCGAATATCTTCCAGGCTCGTTAGTCCGGCTAATAGATTAAAAAAGACAAGCGGTATCGCGGCCATCAGAAGCAGACGAATAAACAGATCGCCTAGTGGCTGTACCACAGTGGCTTTCTCGCCAAAAACGATTCCCAGTAGAATACCCATCGCCAAATAGATTAGAATTTTTACGCCTAGTGATAGTTTGCGATAACGTTGATAGTGTGAAAGTGATGTATTCTCAGAATCGCTCATTTCATACCCAGATGTTTAAATGCACTTTCTAACAGAATCTCAGTATAGGTTAAGTAATTGTGCCGTGTTACCGGAATATAGTCATTCATTTGCGCCGGATTTCCTTCTAATATTTCACCATTGGGACGAATGGTGTGTCCCATGGACCACATGAATTGCACAACCGGTTTTTTGCTGGTAGGAAAGACCAGGGTCTCCTCCCATTCCCAGGTATTGCTATATCCGCCCGCGGGCATACC is a window of candidate division KSB1 bacterium DNA encoding:
- a CDS encoding TlpA family protein disulfide reductase yields the protein MLSRFLLMTVMFVFFACQSEKNNHSEEGTQKNNRTKAPEFVLQTLDGKDYDSGELKGRVLVVDFWATWCQPCIQEIPDYNTLYKKFKSEKFEMLGVTLASGDANAVKNFIGNLKIDYPIYMGNDKVGADFGGIMAFPTTFVIDQDWNIVKKYVGGGKVKIDEIEMIVEALLEKS
- a CDS encoding dicarboxylate/amino acid:cation symporter, with amino-acid sequence MSDSENTSLSHYQRYRKLSLGVKILIYLAMGILLGIVFGEKATVVQPLGDLFIRLLLMAAIPLVFFNLLAGLTSLEDIRALGRVGSRIAIYYVFTTVMALTLGLSMMHLLKPGVGMQLTGEVEDTFGQVPGVTEVLLDLIPENIFKAFSAGQMSQIVVFAVFLGITTLLMPKEKKQSLGKVFDVLAELFRKLVDIILHFSPIGIGALAASTVGQYGSAIFGPLALFIGGVWGAQAVMVIIYLLLLFLFTRQSPLSFFKQTAPLYATTAATCSSLASLVVSLEVAEDRVKLPRSIYSFTLPLGAQMNKDGTSIMLAGVLLFTAQAAGVEFSLASQATIILIGLLLSNGSGGIPGGGLVIALIFVKAFHLPLEIAVIVGGIYRLIDMGGTTINCMGDMVGTIIVAHLEEKQLVRI